In one Pseudarthrobacter sp. NBSH8 genomic region, the following are encoded:
- a CDS encoding alpha/beta fold hydrolase gives MTSENIKTPDGGTLELFSTGAELASAGSGVVVVPASMVTAADYTKFAQKLSTALGRPVHTFNRRGRGSSSPQADDYTLDGDVRDLDAVMKHTSSTDVFGHSFGGAVALHAARTLPVERLAVYDPAVSVNHSVKADWTAEYERATAAGDDDRALAVLQRGLEAGGAFSSRMPLSMLTLANKLTAGTSEGKQQRELMRTGVREIKAIIAADMPAEPFLELPLETLIIVGEKSPAYFGVACGQIHDVLSGSSYTILPGAGHDGVLRAPDKLITELSDFFAS, from the coding sequence ATGACGAGCGAGAACATCAAGACCCCCGACGGCGGCACGCTGGAGCTCTTCTCCACGGGTGCTGAACTGGCCTCCGCCGGTTCCGGCGTGGTTGTGGTCCCGGCTTCCATGGTGACCGCGGCCGACTACACAAAGTTCGCCCAGAAACTCAGCACCGCGTTGGGCCGCCCCGTGCACACGTTCAACCGCCGCGGCCGCGGATCTTCCTCGCCGCAGGCCGACGATTACACGCTGGACGGGGACGTGCGGGACCTGGATGCCGTGATGAAACACACGTCCAGCACGGACGTTTTTGGGCACAGCTTCGGCGGCGCGGTGGCCCTGCACGCGGCCCGGACCCTTCCGGTGGAGCGGCTGGCTGTGTATGACCCCGCCGTGTCCGTGAACCACAGCGTGAAGGCCGACTGGACTGCCGAATACGAACGGGCCACGGCCGCCGGGGACGACGACCGCGCCTTGGCCGTACTGCAGCGCGGGCTTGAGGCGGGCGGAGCGTTTTCATCCCGCATGCCACTGTCCATGCTGACCTTGGCCAACAAACTCACCGCGGGCACTTCCGAAGGAAAGCAGCAGCGTGAACTGATGCGCACCGGCGTCCGGGAAATCAAGGCCATCATCGCAGCGGACATGCCGGCCGAGCCGTTCCTGGAGCTGCCCCTGGAAACGCTGATTATTGTGGGCGAGAAGAGCCCTGCGTACTTCGGTGTTGCCTGCGGCCAGATCCATGATGTCCTGTCCGGCTCCAGCTACACCATCCTGCCGGGAGCCGGCCACGACGGCGTCCTCCGTGCACCGGACAAGCTCATCACCGAGCTGAGCGACTTCTTCGCCAGCTGA
- a CDS encoding alpha/beta fold hydrolase, translating to MRAQEVPTHDGGRLALYSYGTEDAPGERRVVVIGGAFLTALIYRPFSMALADGLGDGWAVDVYDRRGRGNSTEQPADYSMATEIADVRTVMDATGARNVLGHSLGGSVALNAVQEFVGTSYEPHKLAVYDAAVNIDGSIDMSWLDEFEAAVNAGRVGHAMARMKKGMQPGTALSKVPEPVLAGLMAVVSRTKVNKMLRELMPTGVGELRAAYGEAEHARNFAVLPANTHFMVGGKSPSYYKVTAQRLHAAVPGSTFELSPKGFHGSIPAAVKELVADIAEYFKG from the coding sequence GTGAGAGCACAGGAAGTCCCCACGCACGACGGCGGCAGGCTGGCTTTGTACAGCTACGGAACCGAGGATGCGCCGGGAGAACGCCGTGTGGTGGTCATCGGAGGGGCCTTCCTCACGGCCCTGATCTACCGGCCGTTCTCGATGGCTTTGGCCGACGGGCTGGGCGACGGGTGGGCAGTGGACGTCTACGACCGGCGCGGGCGGGGCAACTCCACCGAGCAGCCGGCGGATTATTCCATGGCCACGGAAATTGCCGATGTCCGCACGGTCATGGATGCAACGGGTGCCCGCAACGTCCTGGGCCACAGCCTGGGCGGATCGGTGGCGCTGAACGCCGTCCAGGAGTTCGTAGGCACCTCATACGAACCGCACAAACTGGCGGTCTACGACGCCGCGGTCAACATCGACGGCAGCATCGACATGTCCTGGCTGGACGAGTTCGAGGCCGCGGTGAACGCCGGCCGGGTGGGGCATGCCATGGCCCGAATGAAAAAGGGCATGCAGCCGGGCACTGCGCTCTCGAAGGTCCCCGAGCCTGTCCTTGCGGGGCTGATGGCTGTGGTGTCGCGCACCAAAGTGAACAAGATGCTCCGGGAGCTGATGCCAACCGGCGTGGGCGAACTGCGGGCCGCGTACGGCGAAGCCGAGCATGCAAGGAACTTCGCCGTACTGCCCGCCAACACGCACTTTATGGTGGGCGGCAAGAGCCCGAGCTACTACAAGGTCACGGCCCAGCGCCTTCACGCGGCCGTCCCGGGGAGCACCTTCGAGCTCTCACCCAAGGGCTTCCATGGCTCCATTCCGGCCGCAGTTAAGGAACTTGTCGCTGACATCGCTGAATACTTCAAGGGCTGA
- a CDS encoding alpha/beta fold hydrolase, producing METWKVEAEDGGRLDVHSFRTPAGLDPTMAGPPGVVLIHGTLVTDALYRPFARKLSVLLGRPVHCYNRRGRAGSAPQPEDYSVKTEVSDLAAVMRETGSTDVVAHSYGGFVALQAARTLPVGRLVTYDAAVSLSGNLSHRWRPELEDAVTAGQLNHAWAHLVQGLATAGPLSYLPLGALRMLSILSAKTNLGAEMRQLLPTAVTEMRAVLDADAELENFTALTTPVLMLSGGWSPAYFAETGRQLAAAVPSITFQVVPGQLHEGPIRPGKGLAVRIARFINGSDGQARTLGRRR from the coding sequence GTGGAGACTTGGAAAGTTGAAGCGGAGGACGGCGGGCGCCTCGACGTCCATTCCTTCCGCACCCCCGCAGGACTGGACCCGACGATGGCGGGACCTCCCGGCGTCGTACTCATCCACGGCACTTTGGTCACCGACGCCCTCTACCGGCCTTTTGCCCGGAAGCTCAGCGTCCTGCTGGGCCGGCCGGTGCACTGCTACAACCGCCGCGGCAGGGCGGGGTCCGCCCCGCAGCCGGAGGACTATTCGGTGAAAACGGAGGTCAGCGACCTTGCGGCGGTCATGCGCGAGACCGGTTCCACGGACGTGGTGGCCCACAGCTACGGCGGTTTCGTAGCGCTGCAGGCGGCCCGGACCCTGCCCGTGGGCCGGCTGGTGACCTATGACGCCGCGGTGTCGCTGTCCGGAAACCTGAGCCACCGCTGGCGGCCGGAGCTTGAGGACGCCGTCACCGCAGGCCAGCTTAACCATGCCTGGGCGCACCTGGTCCAGGGCCTGGCTACGGCCGGCCCCCTGTCCTACCTGCCTCTCGGCGCGCTGCGGATGCTGAGCATTCTCTCCGCCAAAACCAATCTGGGCGCGGAAATGCGCCAGCTGCTGCCCACGGCCGTCACCGAAATGCGGGCAGTACTGGACGCCGACGCCGAACTGGAGAATTTCACCGCCCTCACCACGCCCGTCCTGATGCTCAGCGGCGGCTGGAGTCCGGCGTATTTTGCCGAGACCGGCCGCCAACTGGCCGCCGCGGTGCCATCGATCACCTTCCAGGTGGTCCCCGGCCAGCTGCATGAGGGACCCATCCGACCCGGCAAGGGCCTGGCCGTGCGGATTGCCCGGTTCATCAACGGCAGCGACGGCCAGGCCCGGACGCTGGGGAGGCGCCGGTAG
- the lysS gene encoding lysine--tRNA ligase, producing MTSQNTPAPKNAPEPLDASEQMRIRMDKRAKLIGRGTEAYPVGVERTHSLTEIREKYSHLEADDTTGDVVGVTGRVVFVRNTGKLCFATLQEGGVDGKGTRLQAMLSLANVGEEALADWKAVVDLGDHVFIKGEVISSRRGELSVMAESWSMASKALRPLPVLHAELNEETRVRQRYVDLMVRDEAREMVYTRAAITRSIRESLHRHSYVEVETPILQLVHGGALARPFETHMNAFDQKMTLRIATELYLKRAVVGGIDRVYDMGRVFRNEGVDSTHSPEFTTLECYEAWADQFVMAERIKEIILDAADAVGVGRTLQTDAGEINLDGDWAWVSVYPGLSDAVGQEVTPDTSLEVLREIAQKREVKVDPKWDAEKLAVELFGEIVEPTLLNPTFVYDYPPSAQPLARPHRNDGRLIEAWDLIIGGMERGTAFSELIDPVIQRERLTEQSRHAAAGDDEAMQLDEDFLRALEYGAPPMGGIGLGIDRLVMLFTGAGIRETILFPLLKPEGH from the coding sequence GTGACTTCCCAAAACACCCCCGCCCCAAAAAATGCCCCAGAGCCGCTCGACGCCAGCGAACAGATGCGCATCCGCATGGACAAGCGCGCGAAGCTGATCGGGCGCGGCACCGAGGCATATCCGGTGGGCGTGGAACGCACGCATTCCCTCACGGAGATCCGCGAAAAGTACTCGCACCTTGAGGCTGACGACACCACCGGCGACGTTGTGGGCGTCACCGGCCGCGTGGTTTTTGTGCGTAATACCGGCAAGCTCTGCTTCGCCACACTCCAGGAAGGCGGAGTTGACGGCAAGGGCACCCGGCTCCAGGCGATGCTCAGCCTTGCCAACGTGGGCGAGGAAGCTCTCGCGGACTGGAAGGCGGTGGTGGACCTGGGCGACCACGTGTTCATCAAGGGCGAAGTGATTTCCTCCCGCCGCGGCGAGCTGTCCGTGATGGCCGAGTCCTGGTCCATGGCTTCCAAGGCACTGCGCCCGTTGCCGGTGCTGCACGCGGAACTGAACGAGGAAACCCGCGTCCGTCAGCGTTACGTGGACCTGATGGTGCGCGATGAAGCACGGGAGATGGTCTACACCCGCGCCGCGATTACCCGTTCCATCCGCGAGAGCCTGCACCGCCACAGCTACGTCGAGGTGGAAACCCCCATCCTGCAACTGGTCCACGGCGGCGCCCTGGCCCGCCCGTTCGAGACGCACATGAACGCGTTCGACCAGAAGATGACCCTTCGCATTGCCACTGAGCTTTACCTCAAGCGCGCCGTGGTGGGCGGGATCGATCGCGTCTACGACATGGGCCGCGTCTTCCGCAACGAGGGCGTGGACTCCACCCACAGCCCCGAATTCACCACCCTTGAGTGCTACGAAGCCTGGGCTGACCAGTTCGTCATGGCCGAGCGCATCAAGGAGATCATCCTGGACGCCGCGGACGCCGTGGGTGTGGGCCGCACCCTCCAGACCGATGCCGGGGAGATCAACCTCGACGGCGACTGGGCCTGGGTTTCGGTCTACCCGGGACTGTCCGACGCCGTTGGCCAGGAAGTCACGCCGGACACGTCGCTTGAGGTGCTCCGCGAAATCGCGCAAAAGCGTGAGGTCAAGGTGGACCCGAAGTGGGACGCCGAGAAACTGGCCGTGGAACTGTTCGGCGAAATTGTGGAACCCACGCTCCTGAACCCCACCTTTGTGTACGACTACCCGCCGTCTGCCCAGCCGTTGGCCCGCCCGCACCGGAATGACGGCCGGCTGATCGAGGCCTGGGACCTCATCATCGGCGGCATGGAGCGCGGCACAGCCTTCTCCGAGCTGATCGACCCCGTCATCCAGCGCGAGCGGCTGACTGAACAGTCGCGGCACGCTGCCGCGGGCGACGACGAGGCAATGCAGCTGGACGAAGACTTCCTGCGGGCCCTCGAATACGGCGCGCCGCCCATGGGTGGCATCGGCCTGGGCATCGACCGGCTGGTGATGTTGTTCACCGGCGCCGGTATCCGCGAAACCATCCTTTTCCCGCTTCTGAAGCCCGAAGGCCACTGA
- a CDS encoding Lsr2 family protein yields MAQKVNIILVDDLDGGSADENVRFGLDGVSYEIDLSSANAAELRSALERFVAAGRKTSAGRATRTKPAAGARANDSAQIRQWARDNGYTVNSRGRIQAEIQEAYQKANS; encoded by the coding sequence ATGGCACAGAAAGTAAACATCATCCTCGTCGATGATCTTGATGGGGGATCCGCGGACGAAAACGTCCGTTTCGGCCTCGATGGGGTCAGCTACGAAATCGATCTGTCCTCGGCCAATGCGGCCGAGCTCCGTTCTGCCTTGGAGCGCTTTGTTGCCGCCGGACGCAAGACCTCGGCCGGCAGGGCTACCCGCACCAAGCCGGCTGCAGGCGCCCGCGCCAACGACTCCGCGCAGATCCGCCAGTGGGCACGGGATAACGGCTACACGGTTAACAGCCGCGGCCGAATTCAGGCTGAAATCCAGGAAGCCTACCAAAAGGCAAATTCCTGA
- a CDS encoding ATP-dependent Clp protease ATP-binding subunit, producing MFERFTDRARRVVVLAQEEARMLNHNYIGTEHILLGLIHEGEGVAAKALESLSISLDGVREQVQEIIGQGQQAPSGHIPFTPRAKKVLELSLREALQLGHNYIGTEHILLGLIREGEGVAAQVLVKLGADLNRVRQQVIQLLSGYQGKETTGAGVGPGQPEGTPAGSVVLDQFGRNLTQAARENKLDPVIGRESEMERVMQVLSRRTKNNPVLIGEPGVGKTAVVEGLAQAIVRGDVPETIKDKQLYTLDLGSLVAGSRYRGDFEERLKKVLKEIRTRGDIILFIDEIHTLVGAGAAEGAIDAASILKPMLARGELQTIGATTLDEYRKHIEKDAALERRFQPIQVKEPSVAHAIEILKGLRDRYEAHHRVTITDGALTSAANLAERYISDRFLPDKAIDLIDEAGARLRIRRMTAPPELKAMDERIAKLKMEKESAIDAQDFEGAASLRDKEQKLITERAEKERHWKSGGMDDISEVDEDLIAEVLANSTGIPVFKLTEEESTRLLKMEDELHKRVVGQNEAIRSLSQAIRRTRAGLKDPKRPGGSFIFAGPTGVGKTELAKALAEFLFGDEDALITLDMSEYSEKHTVSRLFGAPPGYVGYEEGGQLTEKVRRRPFSVVLFDEVEKAHADLFNSLLQILEDGRLTDSQGRVVDFKNTVIIMTTNLGTRDISKSVATGFQSGTDTQTGYNRMRARVTEELKQHFRPEFLNRVDDVVVFPQLTQDEIIEIVDMFVGRLEKRLKDKDMGIELTTAAKVLLATRGYDPAMGARPLRRTIQREIEDQLSEKILFGELHAGDIVVVDVDGEGDDAKFTFAGNAKPRIPEIAPSV from the coding sequence ATGTTTGAGCGATTTACGGACCGTGCCCGTCGCGTAGTTGTGCTTGCCCAAGAAGAGGCACGCATGCTGAACCACAATTACATTGGTACCGAACACATCCTCTTGGGTCTGATCCATGAAGGTGAGGGCGTTGCCGCCAAAGCTCTTGAGTCCTTGAGCATTTCGCTCGACGGTGTGCGCGAGCAGGTACAGGAGATCATCGGCCAGGGTCAGCAGGCCCCGTCCGGTCACATCCCCTTCACCCCGCGCGCCAAGAAGGTGCTGGAACTTTCCCTGCGGGAAGCCTTGCAGCTGGGCCACAACTACATCGGCACGGAGCACATCCTGCTGGGCCTCATCCGTGAGGGTGAAGGCGTTGCCGCCCAGGTGCTGGTCAAGCTCGGCGCAGACCTCAACCGCGTCCGCCAGCAGGTCATCCAGCTCCTCTCCGGCTACCAGGGCAAGGAGACTACCGGCGCAGGCGTCGGTCCCGGCCAGCCCGAGGGCACTCCGGCCGGCTCCGTGGTTCTGGACCAGTTCGGCCGCAACCTCACCCAGGCTGCGCGCGAGAACAAGCTGGACCCGGTGATCGGACGTGAGTCCGAAATGGAACGCGTTATGCAGGTCCTTTCGCGCCGCACCAAGAACAACCCTGTGCTGATCGGTGAGCCCGGCGTCGGCAAGACCGCCGTCGTCGAAGGCCTCGCCCAGGCAATTGTCCGCGGCGACGTCCCGGAAACCATCAAGGACAAGCAGCTGTACACCCTGGACCTCGGTTCACTGGTGGCAGGCTCCCGGTACCGCGGTGACTTCGAAGAGCGACTGAAGAAGGTCCTCAAGGAAATCCGCACGCGCGGCGACATCATCCTCTTCATCGACGAAATCCACACCCTTGTGGGCGCCGGCGCTGCTGAAGGTGCCATCGATGCTGCGTCCATCCTGAAGCCCATGCTGGCCCGCGGTGAACTGCAGACCATCGGTGCCACCACCTTGGATGAGTACCGCAAGCACATCGAGAAGGATGCCGCGCTCGAGCGTCGTTTCCAGCCGATCCAGGTCAAGGAGCCCTCTGTCGCGCACGCGATCGAGATCCTCAAGGGCCTGCGTGACCGCTACGAGGCGCACCACCGCGTCACCATCACCGACGGCGCCCTCACCTCGGCCGCGAACCTGGCCGAGCGCTACATCTCGGACCGCTTCCTTCCGGACAAGGCCATCGACCTGATCGATGAGGCCGGTGCCCGGCTGCGCATCCGCCGGATGACCGCCCCGCCGGAACTGAAGGCCATGGACGAGCGGATTGCCAAGCTGAAGATGGAGAAGGAATCCGCCATCGACGCGCAGGACTTCGAAGGTGCCGCTTCGCTCCGGGACAAGGAGCAGAAGCTCATCACTGAGCGTGCCGAGAAGGAACGCCACTGGAAGTCAGGCGGCATGGATGACATTTCCGAGGTGGATGAGGATCTCATCGCCGAGGTATTGGCCAACTCCACCGGCATCCCGGTCTTCAAGCTGACCGAGGAAGAGTCCACGCGCCTGCTGAAGATGGAAGACGAACTGCACAAGCGTGTGGTGGGCCAGAACGAGGCCATCAGGTCCCTGTCCCAGGCGATCCGCCGCACCCGTGCAGGCCTGAAGGACCCCAAGCGTCCGGGCGGCTCGTTCATCTTCGCCGGCCCCACCGGCGTCGGCAAGACCGAGCTGGCCAAGGCCCTGGCGGAGTTCCTGTTTGGTGACGAGGACGCCCTCATCACGCTGGACATGTCTGAGTACTCCGAAAAGCACACTGTTTCACGGCTATTCGGTGCCCCTCCGGGCTACGTCGGCTACGAAGAGGGTGGCCAGCTCACTGAGAAGGTCCGCCGCCGTCCGTTCTCCGTGGTCCTGTTCGACGAAGTGGAGAAGGCGCACGCTGACCTCTTCAACTCACTCCTGCAGATCCTTGAAGACGGCCGCCTGACCGACTCCCAAGGTCGCGTGGTTGACTTCAAGAACACGGTGATCATCATGACCACCAACCTGGGCACCCGGGACATCTCCAAGAGCGTTGCCACCGGCTTCCAGTCCGGCACGGACACCCAGACCGGCTATAACCGGATGCGTGCCCGTGTGACGGAGGAGCTCAAGCAGCACTTCCGTCCGGAGTTCCTGAACCGTGTGGATGACGTTGTGGTGTTCCCGCAGCTCACCCAGGACGAGATCATCGAGATCGTGGACATGTTCGTTGGCCGCCTCGAGAAGCGCCTCAAGGACAAGGACATGGGCATCGAGCTCACCACCGCGGCCAAGGTGCTCCTGGCAACCCGCGGCTACGATCCTGCTATGGGTGCC